ATTAGAAATGGGAATGGCTATCAAACAGTATTAATTTCACACTGAAACTCAACGCATATCTTGTGGTGAATGCGATGGGATTGTGAATTAAGAAAAACAGATGATGTCTGTAAATATATTCAGTTTCATGCTCTTGTCAACAATGGATAACAATAACattaaagttttaatttaaaaaaaaaagagtttgtaCAATATTGTCTGAATTTTCTAGGCTTGCTCCTAACATTCTTGGATTGAAAAATAGGTTAAATTAGAAATGAAATATTTCCTCTTCAACCTTCGGCTTGTTATTGCTCGAGAGAAAGTGCTTGCTCGAGACAGTTGAATGCTTTCTGATAGTTCATGAAGCCCATGAACCAGAAGTCAAAGTCATCGACCGTGACTACTTCAATGTACTTGTGAGATGGTTTCTTTGTGTTCATACTCTGGTTCACTCCCTTGATTTTGCACAAGGGGATTGACACTTTGTAGTGAACCCTAGTGAGATCTCCCTGAGGTGAAGCCACTTTGATAGATCTCTCACTGCAGAAAGCAATCTTCTTTGATGAGATGAAAAGTAAGCCTGCGATGGGACCTGCGGTTGTTGACAGGTAACATTGGTAGGCTTTGAAGAGTTTCTCTTCATCGTAGACTCTAAAGCGCCTCTTGTAAATCTTCTCTAAGCCTCCCATTTGAATGATCTTAGCTCCTAAGGATAGCTTTCTCTTGACTGTTTCGGTCAGCTTTGGCGCTAACTTGTTCTGATCTCTAGCTCCGCTCGTGAAGCTATTGGTTCGGAGAATCGATTTTTTCTTGCTTTGTTCAGATTTCTTGGAAGGAGGTGGGATTTGGAGGTTGTTGATGGAAGCTGGATCAGGCAAGTAACCTGCCGGAGAAGTCTTGACTGCTGGGAATGCAAGAACTTGTTGGTGGACTCTGCTCATTTTCATGATCTTGGAAGACTGCGTAATGATCTTGAATCTTGatcttgagagagagagagattgagggtgatggt
This genomic interval from Brassica napus cultivar Da-Ae chromosome A6, Da-Ae, whole genome shotgun sequence contains the following:
- the LOC106348340 gene encoding GEM-like protein 7; this translates as MKMSRVHQQVLAFPAVKTSPAGYLPDPASINNLQIPPPSKKSEQSKKKSILRTNSFTSGARDQNKLAPKLTETVKRKLSLGAKIIQMGGLEKIYKRRFRVYDEEKLFKAYQCYLSTTAGPIAGLLFISSKKIAFCSERSIKVASPQGDLTRVHYKVSIPLCKIKGVNQSMNTKKPSHKYIEVVTVDDFDFWFMGFMNYQKAFNCLEQALSLEQ